A genomic region of Gemmata massiliana contains the following coding sequences:
- the metG gene encoding methionine--tRNA ligase yields MTDKPRWFQTTAIDYPNSRPHIGTAFEKLGADVQARYRRMEGFDVFFLMGNDENTVKVSKRAAELGQDTQAYCDDMARQFREVWAALDISYDTFVQTSSERHKQCCRKFIQKVYDNGHIYKGSYEGWYCDGCEEFKSDKVRDENAGNCPVHKRPLTRRSEPCYLFRLSAFQDRLLAHYKENPDFIQPESRRNEMISLIETEGLRDINISRTGEDWGIRIPFDPEFTIYVWFDALLTYITGIGYGDDEATFRKHWPCDTHFIGKDITRFHCALWPAMLWAAGEEAPKKVFSHGFVNFEGKIGKSREEELRARGLDYLLEPMLIIQRFSAEAFRYYFMRECPYPSDGEISPERFMEVYNSELANNLGNLFSREMTITWKNFGGVFDGTAGQVPDPVVPGLNLELFVGEVREHIEACRYHLALQKIVQDFLTPTNQYLEANAPWKLVKTDKDAAKKVLFNAVQSLRIASILLKPFIPKSAETIYTSFNFPTPWAEVKYADATALKAQPDDLRVTAELVDGKVKPLFPRIG; encoded by the coding sequence GTGACGGACAAACCCCGCTGGTTCCAGACGACCGCAATCGACTACCCGAACAGCCGGCCGCACATCGGTACCGCGTTCGAGAAGCTCGGCGCCGACGTGCAGGCGCGGTACCGGCGCATGGAGGGGTTCGACGTCTTCTTCCTGATGGGCAACGACGAGAACACGGTGAAGGTGTCGAAGCGCGCCGCCGAACTCGGCCAGGACACGCAGGCGTACTGCGACGACATGGCCCGTCAGTTCCGCGAGGTGTGGGCCGCGCTGGACATCAGCTACGACACGTTCGTGCAAACGAGCAGCGAGCGCCACAAACAGTGCTGCCGCAAGTTCATCCAGAAGGTGTACGACAACGGGCACATCTATAAGGGGAGCTACGAGGGCTGGTACTGCGACGGGTGCGAGGAGTTCAAGAGCGACAAGGTCCGGGACGAGAACGCCGGGAACTGTCCGGTTCACAAGCGCCCGCTTACTCGGCGGTCGGAACCGTGCTACCTGTTCCGGCTCTCCGCGTTCCAGGACCGGTTGCTGGCGCACTACAAGGAGAACCCGGACTTCATCCAGCCGGAGAGCCGCCGGAACGAGATGATCTCGCTGATCGAGACGGAGGGGCTGCGCGACATCAACATCTCGCGGACGGGTGAAGATTGGGGTATTCGTATCCCGTTCGACCCGGAGTTCACCATCTACGTCTGGTTCGACGCGCTGCTCACGTACATCACCGGCATCGGGTACGGCGACGACGAAGCGACGTTCCGTAAGCACTGGCCGTGCGACACGCACTTTATCGGTAAGGACATTACCCGCTTCCACTGCGCGCTGTGGCCGGCGATGCTGTGGGCCGCGGGCGAGGAAGCCCCAAAGAAAGTATTCAGCCACGGGTTCGTGAACTTCGAGGGGAAGATCGGGAAATCGCGCGAGGAGGAGTTGCGAGCACGCGGGCTGGATTACCTTCTGGAACCGATGCTCATCATTCAGAGGTTTAGCGCGGAGGCGTTCCGTTACTACTTCATGAGGGAGTGCCCGTACCCGTCCGACGGTGAAATCAGCCCGGAACGGTTCATGGAGGTCTACAACTCCGAGCTAGCGAACAACCTCGGGAACCTGTTCTCCCGCGAGATGACCATCACGTGGAAGAACTTCGGCGGGGTGTTCGACGGCACCGCGGGACAGGTGCCGGACCCGGTCGTACCCGGGTTGAATCTGGAGTTGTTTGTTGGGGAGGTGCGAGAGCACATTGAGGCGTGCCGGTACCACCTCGCGCTCCAGAAAATCGTGCAGGACTTCCTCACGCCGACGAACCAGTACCTCGAAGCGAACGCCCCGTGGAAACTGGTGAAGACGGACAAGGACGCGGCCAAGAAGGTGCTGTTCAACGCGGTGCAGTCGCTCCGCATCGCGAGCATCCTGCTGAAGCCGTTCATCCCCAAGAGCGCGGAGACGATCTACACGAGCTTCAACTTCCCGACCCCGTGGGCCGAAGTGAAGTACGCGGACGCGACCGCACTGAAGGCCCAACCCGATGACCTGCGGGTGACCGCGGAACTCGTGGACGGTAAGGTGAAGCCGCTGTTCCCGCGGATCGGCTGA